The sequence GCGACCTGCGACCTGCGACCTGCGACCTGCGACCTGCGACCTGCGACCTGCGACCTGCGACCTGCGACCTGCGACCTGCGACCTGCGACCGTCCCTTACTTCATCCACCTGTACAGGAAGAACCAGAGGATCTTGCCGTACTCGCTCGTGACCTTCTTTATTTCCGACTCGTGAAGGAACCAGAACCCCTCTTTTCGCTTCTCGAAACGCGTCGGCACGAAGGTGGTCTGGTAGGCGCCGCCGGTGAATACCCTGTCGGTGATGAGCTTTATCCGTCTCATGTGGTGGGGGGAACTGACGAATATGGCAGAGGTGAGGCCGTTCCTGTCCATGAGCATCTTTGCCTCGATGACCTCGATGTGAGTGTCTTCATATACCACGGGGTAATGGGAAGGGCGCGAAGGGACGACGTTGCGCGACGCCTCACCGTGTTTGCCGGCCTCAGCCACGCGGCCGTACGCGGGGATCACGAGGTGGGCGGCATACCCTTCAGCCATGAGCTTAACCGCCTCGGCCCTGCGCTCTTTGTACTCGTTGCCGAGGAACAGGACAACGGCATCCGCCTTCCGGGGAGGATCGGCATAGAAAAGATAATTGGGCGCGTAGACCACCAGGCCGGCGAAAGCGAGAATGACGGCAAGAGCCGCCGCAAAGGTCCTCATCCGCGATCCTTCAATCCTCCGTAGCCGACCTCTTCCTTTCCCATTTCCATGCGGTTTCGATGATGTAGGCGAGATCATCGTAAAGCGGCGACCACCCCGTCAGCC is a genomic window of Syntrophorhabdus sp. containing:
- a CDS encoding DUF218 domain-containing protein, coding for MRTFAAALAVILAFAGLVVYAPNYLFYADPPRKADAVVLFLGNEYKERRAEAVKLMAEGYAAHLVIPAYGRVAEAGKHGEASRNVVPSRPSHYPVVYEDTHIEVIEAKMLMDRNGLTSAIFVSSPHHMRRIKLITDRVFTGGAYQTTFVPTRFEKRKEGFWFLHESEIKKVTSEYGKILWFFLYRWMK